The following coding sequences lie in one Streptomyces venezuelae genomic window:
- a CDS encoding TniB family NTP-binding protein, which produces MMPPLPSAPDGPHVSGDFSHPGLSEPRTKEEWRLYLDYQLPPRPVLLPIEVYEQLSSAERHLHNQARMAHHSALVIVRTSQMKTIHHQIRRRMVTNAHQPAGARRGIVLDGPATLGKSTLVKTFAYDFEHALRHDHPERFTRQYTVENRLIDYTPVVYLNIPSQATPKDLSVALAQYLAQPYRSGATKSDITRLVLENMRLVGVELVIIDDAHFMDLSFKEGKVVNDHLKYIANHTAATFIYTGVDLKHSGLFLEGSGSARVTQTAGRNTLLHMTPYAIRTRDEKVDWTSVIAAMEEALVLYRHQPGTLAAEWKYLYRRTGGNISSLAELIREAAADAVLTGAERIDREVLDSIAINEHAQSTYEANWQEDPEPPAGKDGPEAAAS; this is translated from the coding sequence ATGATGCCGCCGCTTCCCTCCGCCCCCGACGGCCCGCATGTCTCCGGGGACTTCAGCCACCCCGGCCTGTCGGAGCCGCGCACCAAGGAAGAATGGCGGCTCTACCTCGACTATCAACTCCCGCCCCGCCCGGTCCTGTTGCCGATCGAGGTCTACGAACAGCTCAGCTCTGCAGAACGCCACCTGCACAACCAAGCCCGCATGGCTCACCACAGCGCCCTGGTCATCGTCCGCACCAGCCAGATGAAGACCATCCACCACCAAATCCGGCGCCGGATGGTCACGAACGCCCACCAGCCCGCCGGCGCCCGCCGCGGCATCGTCCTCGACGGCCCCGCCACCCTCGGCAAGTCCACTCTGGTCAAAACCTTCGCCTACGACTTCGAGCATGCACTGCGGCACGACCATCCCGAACGCTTCACGCGGCAGTACACGGTGGAGAACCGGCTGATCGACTACACCCCCGTCGTCTACCTCAACATCCCCTCCCAGGCCACGCCGAAAGACCTGTCCGTCGCGCTCGCCCAGTACCTCGCCCAGCCCTACAGGTCCGGAGCGACCAAGAGCGACATCACCCGTCTCGTCCTGGAGAACATGCGGCTCGTCGGCGTCGAACTCGTGATCATCGACGACGCGCACTTCATGGACCTCTCCTTCAAGGAAGGAAAGGTCGTCAACGATCACCTCAAGTACATCGCCAACCACACCGCGGCGACCTTCATCTACACCGGCGTCGACCTCAAGCACTCGGGCCTGTTCCTCGAAGGCTCCGGCTCCGCCCGCGTCACCCAGACCGCCGGACGCAACACCCTCCTGCACATGACCCCCTACGCCATCAGAACCCGGGACGAAAAGGTCGATTGGACCTCTGTCATCGCCGCCATGGAAGAAGCACTCGTCCTGTACCGACACCAGCCAGGAACCCTCGCCGCAGAGTGGAAGTACTTGTACCGCCGCACCGGGGGCAACATCAGCTCGCTTGCGGAACTCATCCGTGAAGCAGCCGCCGACGCGGTCCTCACCGGCGCTGAGCGGATCGATCGCGAGGTCCTCGACAGCATCGCCATCAACGAGCACGCGCAGAGCACCTACGAAGCCAACTGGCAGGAAGACCCCGAACCCCCCGCTGGCAAAGACGGCCCCGAGGCCGCCGCCAGCTGA
- a CDS encoding TniQ family protein, translating to MIRRLPVVPRPLPRESLLSWLDHMATMYDVSRQDMARACGLLSPSDKTTRIADSGPISVTYGLSHADAARVEQATGLAAADLQCMTWLRFLGTAVKSELADAAPRDRFGVMKASWIDPRELRFCPSCIQETDGRWFLEWCTPWAFACLRHGCYLLSECPTCHTTLRTGDVKLANGRCRGVERHRLLGTTRRCGIEYQTMQAPALQDDSLAELQLGLEQHLALPQPTSDRGKGDLADLTAMAEFALYVATPGHLDGADPVVRQSFTEFCASTSLGNYRTVQGNPSPMVRTAALRISSQIVFSTNPWSSAREIADFASRPLPSQVLPLHQAWLKQWPGDTTRRLERIVRSMRIAAPSIRTPDRRVVPGP from the coding sequence ATGATCCGGCGCCTTCCCGTTGTCCCGCGACCGCTCCCTCGGGAATCGCTGCTCAGCTGGTTGGACCACATGGCCACGATGTACGACGTCTCACGCCAGGACATGGCGCGAGCGTGTGGCCTCCTGAGCCCCAGTGACAAGACGACGCGCATCGCGGACTCAGGTCCGATCTCGGTCACTTACGGCCTGAGTCACGCGGACGCCGCACGGGTGGAACAGGCCACGGGGCTTGCGGCGGCAGACCTGCAGTGCATGACCTGGCTGCGCTTCCTGGGCACGGCCGTGAAGTCCGAACTGGCTGATGCGGCCCCACGCGACCGCTTCGGCGTCATGAAGGCAAGCTGGATCGACCCGCGGGAGCTGAGATTCTGCCCGTCCTGCATTCAGGAGACGGACGGGCGCTGGTTCTTGGAGTGGTGCACTCCGTGGGCCTTCGCATGCCTGCGGCATGGCTGCTACCTGTTGAGCGAGTGCCCCACCTGCCACACAACCCTCCGCACCGGTGACGTCAAACTTGCGAACGGACGCTGCCGAGGAGTGGAAAGACACCGGCTGCTCGGCACCACCAGGCGGTGCGGCATCGAATACCAGACGATGCAGGCCCCTGCCCTGCAGGACGATTCACTTGCCGAACTGCAACTCGGCCTGGAACAACACCTTGCCCTGCCGCAGCCGACATCCGATCGGGGCAAGGGCGATCTCGCCGACCTCACGGCAATGGCCGAGTTCGCGTTGTACGTCGCCACCCCGGGACACCTGGACGGAGCCGATCCCGTCGTCCGACAGAGCTTTACCGAGTTCTGCGCCAGCACCTCACTCGGGAATTACCGCACCGTCCAGGGCAACCCGAGCCCGATGGTGCGGACTGCTGCCCTAAGGATCTCGTCGCAGATCGTCTTCAGCACCAACCCGTGGTCCTCGGCCCGGGAGATCGCGGACTTCGCCTCTCGCCCGCTACCCAGCCAGGTTCTCCCACTGCACCAGGCATGGCTCAAGCAGTGGCCCGGGGACACCACACGCCGTCTTGAGCGGATCGTACGATCGATGCGCATCGCAGCACCCTCAATACGCACGCCCGACAGGCGAGTTGTCCCGGGTCCTTGA
- a CDS encoding MerR family transcriptional regulator, with translation MVGVTTRAIRHYHHQGLLPEPERRPNGYREYGLRHAVVLARVRRLTELGLGLAEVRDVLADDAGRELAEVLGELDADLARQETAIRERRERLRSLLDEAGRGRLSPEGPVSPELADFFSEMASSSQGRPGPESVMAAKDREFLVLLDTTASPEDRDAFLAAIRPALGTPDAVERAHEVYARLDALADADLADPHTDAEVDAAARTLVDMLPDSLLAEIGSEGALAVAEGRGVRHDGFLEAFFADFAPAQAEAVRRAMRMLAERAAEEEARP, from the coding sequence CTGGTCGGCGTCACCACGCGTGCCATCAGGCACTACCACCACCAGGGCCTGCTGCCGGAGCCCGAGCGGCGGCCCAACGGCTACCGCGAGTACGGGCTGCGGCACGCCGTCGTCCTGGCCCGTGTCCGCCGCCTGACCGAGCTCGGCCTCGGCCTCGCCGAGGTGCGGGACGTACTGGCGGACGACGCGGGCCGCGAGCTCGCCGAGGTCCTCGGCGAACTGGACGCGGACCTCGCGCGGCAGGAGACCGCGATCCGCGAGCGCAGGGAACGGCTGCGGTCGCTGCTCGACGAGGCGGGGCGCGGACGCCTTTCGCCCGAGGGCCCGGTCTCCCCCGAACTGGCCGACTTCTTCAGCGAGATGGCGAGCTCGTCGCAGGGGCGGCCGGGCCCGGAGTCCGTGATGGCGGCGAAGGACCGCGAGTTCCTCGTCCTGCTCGACACCACCGCGTCACCGGAGGACCGCGACGCCTTCCTCGCCGCGATCCGCCCGGCCCTCGGGACGCCGGACGCGGTGGAGCGGGCGCACGAGGTGTACGCGCGGCTCGACGCGCTGGCCGACGCCGACCTCGCGGATCCGCATACGGACGCCGAGGTGGACGCGGCCGCACGGACCCTCGTCGACATGCTGCCGGACTCGCTCCTCGCGGAGATCGGGTCGGAGGGCGCGCTGGCGGTGGCGGAGGGCCGCGGGGTCCGTCACGACGGTTTCCTGGAGGCCTTCTTCGCCGACTTCGCGCCCGCGCAGGCGGAGGCGGTGCGCCGCGCGATGCGGATGCTCGCGGAGCGTGCCGCAGAGGAGGAGGCCAGACCATGA
- a CDS encoding RNB domain-containing ribonuclease: protein MPRRHYRVTATADAPLRAALRDLRTRLDVPEEFPADVLAEAARAAGSPRLPEYDATDLPLFTIDPPTSVDLDQAMHLARRGGGGYRVSYAIADVAAYVTPGGPLDAEAHRRVTTLYFPDEKVPLHPTALSEGAASLLPGQTCPAVLWTLDLDGDGRTERTDVQRALVRSRAKLDYEGVQAAIDGGTAEEPVALLRDIGRLREQLEVERGGISLDVPEQEIVERDGTYELGFRAPLPADGWNAQISLLTGMAAAELMLASGAGILRTLPTAPDGAVGRLRRTAQALHIDWPHHMSYAQLVRFLDPRTSHHAAFLQECTTLLRGAGYTAFRDGHLPELTTHAAVAAPYAHCTAPLRRLVDRYAAELCLAACAEAPPPEWALAALDELPKEMADGTRRGNTVERECVDIVEAALLQGRVGEMFDAVVVDVKDGEPAVGTVQLTEPAIVARIEGGSSRLPLGERLRVRLTQADPGAAKVQFAPA, encoded by the coding sequence ATGCCCCGCCGCCACTACCGCGTGACCGCAACCGCAGACGCCCCTCTGCGCGCCGCGCTGCGCGACCTGCGTACGCGACTCGACGTGCCCGAGGAGTTCCCCGCCGACGTCCTCGCGGAGGCGGCCCGAGCCGCCGGGTCCCCGAGGCTCCCGGAGTACGACGCCACGGACCTCCCCCTCTTCACCATCGACCCGCCCACCTCCGTCGACCTGGACCAGGCGATGCACCTGGCCCGCAGGGGCGGAGGCGGATACCGCGTGTCGTACGCGATCGCGGACGTCGCCGCGTACGTCACCCCCGGCGGCCCCCTCGACGCCGAGGCCCACCGCCGCGTCACCACCCTGTACTTCCCCGACGAGAAGGTCCCGCTGCACCCCACCGCCCTCAGCGAGGGCGCCGCCAGCCTCCTGCCGGGGCAGACCTGCCCGGCCGTGCTGTGGACGCTCGACCTGGACGGGGACGGCCGCACCGAACGCACCGACGTGCAGCGCGCCCTCGTCCGCAGCCGCGCCAAGCTCGACTACGAAGGAGTGCAGGCCGCCATCGACGGCGGCACCGCGGAGGAGCCCGTCGCGCTGCTGCGGGACATCGGCCGGCTGCGCGAACAGCTGGAGGTCGAGCGCGGCGGCATCTCCCTCGACGTGCCGGAGCAGGAGATCGTCGAGCGCGACGGAACGTACGAGCTCGGCTTCCGCGCCCCGCTCCCCGCCGACGGCTGGAACGCCCAGATCTCCCTGCTCACCGGCATGGCCGCCGCCGAGCTCATGCTCGCGTCGGGTGCCGGCATCCTGAGGACGCTGCCCACCGCACCCGACGGCGCCGTGGGCCGCCTGCGCCGTACCGCGCAGGCGCTGCACATCGACTGGCCGCACCACATGTCGTACGCGCAGCTCGTACGCTTCCTCGACCCCCGCACGTCGCACCACGCCGCCTTCCTCCAGGAGTGCACGACGCTGCTGCGCGGCGCGGGCTACACCGCGTTCCGCGACGGCCACCTGCCCGAGCTCACCACGCACGCCGCCGTCGCCGCGCCCTACGCCCACTGCACCGCCCCCCTGCGCCGCCTCGTCGACCGCTACGCCGCCGAGCTCTGCCTCGCGGCCTGCGCGGAGGCACCGCCTCCGGAGTGGGCGCTCGCCGCCCTGGACGAGCTGCCCAAGGAGATGGCGGACGGCACACGGCGCGGCAACACCGTGGAGCGGGAGTGCGTCGACATCGTCGAGGCCGCCCTGCTCCAGGGGCGGGTCGGCGAGATGTTCGACGCGGTCGTGGTGGACGTCAAGGACGGCGAACCGGCCGTCGGCACCGTGCAGTTGACCGAGCCCGCGATCGTGGCCCGGATCGAGGGCGGCTCGTCCAGGCTGCCTCTGGGCGAGCGGTTGCGGGTCCGGCTCACCCAGGCGGACCCCGGAGCCGCGAAGGTTCAGTTCGCCCCCGCCTGA